From one Lolium rigidum isolate FL_2022 chromosome 4, APGP_CSIRO_Lrig_0.1, whole genome shotgun sequence genomic stretch:
- the LOC124648127 gene encoding uncharacterized protein LOC124648127 — MRQREDWASPAEEQEVHDDVGAPAAGGGDRGGSARADESGHRPWPSPTPPMVGDREVVARDKMWLLAQREQPVGSGLAGREMSSHRLPHWHLKVPVGNGGGWRSMRLLWWRSLVGVDTCLRFKV; from the exons ATGCGGCAGAGGGAAGATTGGGCGTCACCGGCGGAGGAGCAGGAGGTCCACGACGACGTTGGCGCCCCTGCAGCTGGTGGTGGTGACCGGGGTGGCTCCGCGCGGGCAGATGAGTCCGGCCATCGACCCTGGCCTTCACCGACGCCTCCGATGGTGGGGGACAGAGAGGTGGTTGCCCGGGATAAGATGTGGCTCCTCGCACAACGGGAGCAACCAGTAGGATCAGGCCTAGCTGGAAGGGAGATGTCCTCGCATCGACTCCCACATTGGCATCTCAAG GTTCCAGTTGGCAACGGAGGAGGCTGGAGAAGCAtgaggttgttgtggtggaggtcTCTAGTTGGTGTAGATACATGTTTAAG GTTCAAAGTATAA
- the LOC124647031 gene encoding pentatricopeptide repeat-containing protein At1g31790-like — MARCSIAKPPGGTTTTAPHHPHRAGQLPTSAAASPTITTRTRRFSALSKPPSLPLFPRPKLPIPTTSNDAPTNSKQDNSKELSMNTVSCRSSSGAGDVLRLMDVLCVAPGEDVYISLLKDSVDASEVAAVHAHIKRAAFPLPLPLANRLLLTYASRGDTAAARKVFDEMPVKNGIAWATMVSAYSDGSLHNEAIRLFSCMRHEELAADLRDCSIVAVLRSCARLGELSFGEQVHALAIKAERVCGDTGSSLLQLYCESNRHASARQVLETMMRCSSREQPVPEAAWTSFMTACHRDGLLDEAFHVFRDMVSSGDARSGFSLSTILAVCAGSEKHGCFGQQVHADAVKHGVETNQFVVSGLVHMYANQGRLADAARAFEAVGGKPDVVCWNAMAMGYARGGWYREAARMVYQMKAAGIDPPGVNVVRMACSR, encoded by the coding sequence atgGCGCGTTGCTCCATCGCGAAGCCGCCCGGCGGCACCACCACCACGGCTCCGCACCATCCTCACCGCGCCGGGCAGCTAcccaccagcgccgccgcctccccgaccATCACAACAAGAACGCGGCGTTTCTCGGCCCTATCGAAACCACCGTCACTGCCTCTCTTCCCGCGCCCAAAGCTCCCCATACCCACCACCTCCAATGACGCCCCCACCAACAGCAAGCAAGACAACAGCAAAGAACTATCGATGAATACAGTGTCCTGTCGGTCGTCCTCCGGCGCCGGCGACGTGCTCCGCCTGATGGACGTGCTCTGCGTCGCGCCCGGCGAGGACGTCTACATCTCCCTCCTCAAGGATTCCGTCGACGCCTCCGAGGTGGCCGCAGTGCACGCCCACATCAAACGCGCTGCGTTTCCCCTCCCCCTGCCGCTAGCAAACCGGCTGCTGCTCACGTACGCGAGCCGTGGGGACACAGCGGCCGCCCGCAAGGTGTTTGACGAAATGCCCGTCAAGAACGGCATCGCGTGGGCAACCATGGTATCGGCCTACTCCGACGGATCCCTTCATAACGAAGCGATAAGGCTCTTCTCCTGCATGCGTCACGAAGAGCTCGCTGCTGATTTGCGCGATTGTTCCATCGTAGCGGTGCTGCGGTCATGCGCTCGGTTGGGCGAACTAAGCTTTGGGGAGCAGGTGCATGCGCTCGCCATCAAGGCAGAGAGGGTGTGCGGCGATACCGGTAGTTCGCTGCTGCAGTTGTACTGCGAGAGTAACCGGCATGCCAGCGCGCGGCAGGTGCTTGAGACGATGATGAGGTGTTCTTCCCGGGAGCAGCCGGTGCCCGAGGCAGCCTGGACCAGCTTCATGACAGCTTGCCACCGAGACGGCTTGCTGGACGAGGCCTTCCACGTCTTCAGGGACATGGTGTCCTCCGGTGATGCCAGGAGCGGTTTCTCCCTGTCGACCATCCTCGCGGTGTGCGCAGGATCAGAGAAGCACGGGTGCTTCGGACAGCAAGTGCACGCCGACGCCGTCAAGCATGGCGTGGAGACAAACCAGTTCGTCGTGTCTGGGTTGGTCCATATGTATGCCAACCAAGGGAGGCTTGCCGATGCAGCGAGGGCGTTCGAGGCAGTCGGCGGCAAGCCTGATGTGGTGTGCTGGAACGCAATGGCCATGGGGTATGCCCGCGGCGGATGGTATAGAGAGGCCGCCAGAATGGTGTATCAGATGAAAGCTGCTGGAATTGATCCTCCTGGAGTAAATGTGGTTAGGATGGCTTGCTCCAGATGA